The proteins below are encoded in one region of Amorphus orientalis:
- a CDS encoding RsmB/NOP family class I SAM-dependent RNA methyltransferase has translation MKAPANRRNSAPDRRSAPRKLGPGLQSRTVALDVLDRMRRDGVGLDAALDEPALQQRFQRLELRDRAFVRNLLATTLRHRGEIEAVIGALVHRPLPKSSGRTVPILHLGLAQLLFLGVADHAAVDSSVALTKAHPASAGFRGLVNGVLRRAAREREELLAAIDAPVANTPAWLMARWTRTYGAETARAIAAAHGIEPALDVTVRSDPDGWAERLGGRVLPTGTVRTLEGGPIPERPGYAEGAWWVQDAAAAIPARLLGDVAGLRVADLCAAPGGKTAQLAAAGADVTAVDVSAARLARLSENLDRLGLAAHVVAADLLTWEPAEPFDAILLDAPCTSTGTIRRQPDVAWLKQEDDIRALADLQARLLARAVAWLKPGGCLVYSTCSLEPEEGEDQVARLLAADPRVAVDPIPAEWLPGLESAITLDGWLRTLPCHLPDPEPRLAGLDGFFAARLRVGS, from the coding sequence ATGAAGGCACCCGCAAATCGTCGCAATTCCGCGCCCGACCGACGGAGCGCGCCGCGCAAACTCGGCCCCGGCCTCCAGTCGCGAACGGTCGCCCTGGATGTGCTCGACCGGATGCGGCGCGACGGCGTCGGCCTCGACGCGGCGCTGGATGAGCCCGCCCTTCAGCAGCGGTTCCAGCGGCTGGAGCTGCGCGACCGGGCCTTCGTGCGCAATCTCCTCGCCACCACGCTGCGCCACCGCGGCGAGATCGAGGCGGTGATCGGCGCGCTGGTCCACCGGCCTCTGCCGAAGTCGTCCGGGCGCACCGTGCCGATCCTTCACCTGGGTCTGGCCCAGCTCCTGTTCCTCGGCGTCGCCGACCATGCCGCGGTCGATTCCAGCGTCGCGCTGACCAAGGCGCATCCGGCGTCCGCCGGATTTCGGGGGCTGGTGAACGGCGTCCTCAGACGGGCGGCGCGCGAACGGGAGGAGCTTCTCGCCGCAATCGACGCGCCCGTCGCCAACACGCCCGCCTGGCTCATGGCGCGCTGGACCCGCACCTACGGGGCGGAGACGGCGCGCGCCATTGCCGCGGCCCACGGTATCGAGCCGGCCCTCGACGTCACGGTGCGGTCCGATCCGGACGGCTGGGCCGAGCGCCTGGGCGGCCGGGTTCTGCCGACCGGCACCGTGCGCACGCTGGAAGGCGGTCCGATCCCGGAACGTCCCGGCTATGCCGAAGGCGCCTGGTGGGTGCAGGACGCCGCCGCCGCCATCCCCGCCCGCCTGCTCGGCGACGTGGCCGGGCTGCGCGTCGCCGATCTCTGCGCGGCCCCCGGCGGCAAGACCGCCCAGCTCGCGGCCGCGGGCGCCGACGTGACTGCCGTCGACGTGAGCGCGGCACGGCTCGCCCGGCTGAGCGAGAACCTCGACCGGTTGGGGCTCGCCGCCCATGTCGTCGCGGCCGATCTTCTGACGTGGGAACCGGCCGAGCCGTTCGATGCGATTCTGCTCGACGCACCCTGCACGTCGACCGGGACGATCCGGCGCCAGCCCGACGTCGCCTGGCTGAAGCAGGAGGACGACATCCGGGCGCTGGCGGACCTCCAGGCGCGGCTACTTGCGCGGGCCGTGGCGTGGCTGAAGCCGGGCGGATGCCTGGTCTATTCGACCTGTTCGCTGGAGCCGGAGGAAGGCGAGGACCAGGTTGCGCGCCTCCTCGCCGCCGATCCGCGGGTCGCGGTCGATCCGATCCCGGCAGAGTGGCTGCCCGGCCTCGAATCGGCGATAACGCTGGACGGATGGCTGAGAACGCTTCCCTGCCACCTTCCCGATCCCGAGCCCAGGCTGGCCGGTCTCGACGGCTTTTTCGCAGCCC
- a CDS encoding gamma-glutamyl-gamma-aminobutyrate hydrolase family protein: MTGRPLIGVSTSKRGGWRSYFMTALSIRVVGGRSLRIVPGDDIDHLIGRIDGLVVGGGDDISADLYGGVIVPDVRLDPERDELEVTLLRRVLPSGLPILGICRGAQMLNVASGGNLIADIYTLDPPPPKMRTVLPRKTVTLAQGSRLARIAKLQWFRVNALHHQAIDSLGRALVVVARDKAGIVQAIEGTEPPFRIGVQWHPELLIFKRSQRRLFRGLVRAAERFDSDGGLSAPSGQTEGAGDL; the protein is encoded by the coding sequence TTGACCGGGCGACCTCTGATCGGAGTTTCCACGTCCAAGCGCGGCGGCTGGCGAAGCTATTTCATGACGGCGCTGTCGATCCGCGTCGTCGGCGGAAGGTCGCTGCGGATCGTGCCGGGCGATGACATCGACCACCTGATCGGGCGTATCGACGGCCTCGTGGTGGGCGGAGGCGACGACATCTCCGCCGACCTCTACGGCGGCGTGATCGTGCCCGACGTGCGGCTCGATCCCGAGCGGGACGAGCTGGAGGTGACGCTCCTGCGCAGGGTGCTGCCGAGCGGGCTTCCCATTCTGGGCATCTGCCGGGGGGCGCAGATGCTCAACGTCGCCTCGGGCGGCAACCTCATCGCCGACATCTACACCCTGGATCCGCCGCCGCCGAAGATGAGGACTGTCCTGCCGCGCAAGACGGTCACCCTGGCCCAGGGCAGCCGGCTGGCCCGGATCGCCAAGCTTCAGTGGTTCCGGGTCAACGCGCTCCACCATCAGGCGATCGACAGCCTCGGTCGGGCCCTGGTCGTGGTCGCCCGGGACAAGGCGGGCATCGTCCAGGCGATCGAAGGGACCGAGCCGCCGTTTCGCATCGGGGTGCAGTGGCATCCCGAACTCTTGATTTTCAAACGCTCGCAGCGTCGGTTGTTCCGGGGGCTGGTGCGGGCCGCCGAGCGTTTCGATTCGGACGGCGGCCTGTCCGCTCCGTCCGGCCAGACCGAGGGCGCGGGGGATTTATGA
- the gloA gene encoding lactoylglutathione lyase — MQYLHTMVRIRDIDESLDFYCGKLGLKEVRRIESEKGRFTLIFLAADEDEQRAEADKAPMVELTYNWDPEEYQGGRNFGHLAYRVDDIYATCQKLMDAGVTINRPPRDGYMAFIKSPDGISIELLQKGDARDPAEPWASMENTGSW, encoded by the coding sequence ATGCAGTATCTGCACACCATGGTGCGCATCCGGGACATCGACGAGTCGCTCGACTTCTATTGCGGCAAGCTGGGCCTCAAGGAAGTGCGCCGGATCGAGAGCGAGAAGGGCCGCTTCACGCTGATCTTCCTCGCCGCCGACGAAGACGAGCAGCGGGCCGAAGCGGACAAGGCGCCGATGGTCGAGCTGACCTACAACTGGGACCCGGAAGAGTACCAGGGCGGCCGGAACTTCGGCCATCTGGCCTATCGGGTGGACGATATCTATGCGACCTGCCAGAAGCTGATGGACGCCGGCGTGACCATCAACCGGCCGCCGCGGGACGGCTACATGGCGTTCATCAAGTCGCCGGACGGCATTTCGATCGAACTGCTGCAGAAGGGCGATGCGCGCGATCCGGCCGAACCCTGGGCGTCGATGGAAAACACCGGCTCCTGGTAA
- a CDS encoding DUF1674 domain-containing protein — translation MSDEDPNDAPAPAGEPHEKPQLSDAARRALAEAEERRKAAAEERPTEIGGRDGPDPARYGDWEVKGIASDF, via the coding sequence ATGAGCGATGAAGATCCGAACGACGCGCCGGCTCCGGCCGGCGAGCCGCACGAAAAACCCCAGCTGAGCGACGCCGCCCGGCGCGCGCTGGCCGAAGCCGAAGAGCGCCGCAAGGCGGCGGCAGAAGAGCGGCCGACCGAGATCGGCGGCCGCGATGGCCCCGATCCGGCCCGCTACGGCGACTGGGAGGTCAAGGGCATCGCCTCGGACTTCTGA
- a CDS encoding amidoligase family protein, protein MSAPDSDRGSRPPVPDPRDPPWPGGIKSDERNVGVEVEFAGLDTADVAYLIRSRLGGEVGSSDPHRWTVSDTSLGAFEVELDSRYAHPGEKSGPTDLAMREAFGRLASIVVPTEVIAPPMSYRKLPKLDELVRALVAAGAEGTTEWAPYAFGLHLNVETPADDILTISRIFRAFILVSPWLRKRMGIDRTRSLLPFVDPFPTSFVDWVVEAGDDVDLKRFIAAYCRANPSKHRDLDLLPLLGYLDKDAVSQALGHPPKAVRPTFHYRLPDARLGDPAWSITAEWNRWVMVEELAADPHRLALLSRAWRRWRSAWLSGEPDWDAMVDKVMR, encoded by the coding sequence ATGAGCGCGCCGGACAGCGACCGTGGAAGCCGGCCCCCCGTCCCCGACCCGCGCGATCCACCGTGGCCGGGCGGGATCAAGAGCGACGAACGCAATGTGGGCGTCGAGGTCGAGTTTGCCGGCCTCGACACAGCCGATGTCGCCTATCTGATCCGGTCGCGGCTGGGCGGCGAGGTCGGTTCGTCGGATCCGCACCGGTGGACCGTCTCCGACACGTCGCTCGGCGCCTTCGAGGTCGAACTCGACAGCCGCTATGCGCATCCGGGCGAGAAGTCGGGGCCGACCGACCTGGCCATGCGCGAAGCGTTCGGCCGGCTGGCGTCGATCGTGGTTCCGACCGAGGTCATCGCGCCGCCGATGTCCTATCGCAAGCTGCCGAAACTGGACGAGCTGGTCCGGGCGCTCGTTGCGGCGGGGGCGGAAGGGACGACGGAATGGGCGCCCTACGCGTTCGGTCTCCATCTCAACGTGGAGACGCCGGCTGACGACATCCTGACCATTTCCCGCATCTTCCGGGCCTTCATTCTCGTCTCGCCCTGGCTCAGAAAGCGCATGGGCATTGACCGGACCCGCTCGCTGCTGCCGTTCGTCGATCCGTTTCCGACGAGTTTCGTCGATTGGGTCGTGGAGGCGGGTGACGATGTCGATCTGAAGCGCTTCATTGCCGCCTATTGCAGAGCGAATCCGAGCAAGCATCGCGACCTGGACCTGCTGCCCCTGCTCGGCTACCTCGACAAGGATGCGGTCAGTCAGGCGCTCGGCCATCCGCCGAAGGCGGTGCGGCCGACATTTCACTATCGGCTGCCTGACGCGCGCCTGGGAGATCCGGCCTGGTCGATCACGGCGGAGTGGAACCGCTGGGTCATGGTCGAGGAGCTTGCCGCCGATCCTCACCGGCTGGCCCTTCTCAGCCGGGCCTGGCGACGGTGGCGCAGCGCGTGGCTCTCCGGCGAGCCGGACTGGGATGCGATGGTCGACAAGGTGATGCGTTGA
- the htpX gene encoding zinc metalloprotease HtpX: MNFFRTALLLAALTALFMGIGYMLGGQAGMMIAFAVAAGMNIFSYWNSDKMVLRMHRAREVDAQTAPEFYNLVKDLAARAELPMPRVFILDEDQPNAFATGRNPQNAAVAATRGLLQTMSREQIAGVMAHELAHVKHRDTLTMTITATLAGAISMLANFAFFFGGARNNNNPLGIVGVILMMIVAPLAAMLVQMAISRTREYAADREGAEICGQPLWLASALENLEAGARRIQNPEAERNPATAHMFIVNPLSGQRMDNLFSTHPATANRVAALEELASEMGQGSGAALGRGGPVTGEAGGRSGSVPRSGSVPRTGHRRRGPWG; the protein is encoded by the coding sequence ATGAACTTCTTTCGCACGGCCCTTCTTCTGGCGGCGCTGACGGCGCTGTTCATGGGCATCGGCTACATGCTCGGCGGTCAGGCCGGCATGATGATCGCGTTCGCCGTCGCCGCCGGCATGAACATCTTCTCCTACTGGAACTCCGACAAGATGGTGCTGCGCATGCACCGGGCGCGCGAGGTCGACGCGCAGACCGCGCCGGAGTTCTACAATCTGGTCAAGGACCTGGCCGCGCGCGCCGAGCTGCCGATGCCGCGCGTGTTCATTCTCGACGAGGATCAGCCCAACGCGTTCGCAACCGGCCGCAATCCGCAGAATGCCGCCGTGGCGGCGACCCGGGGCCTGCTCCAGACGATGAGCCGCGAGCAGATCGCCGGCGTCATGGCCCACGAACTCGCCCACGTGAAGCACCGCGACACGCTGACCATGACGATCACGGCCACGCTCGCCGGTGCGATCTCGATGCTCGCCAACTTCGCCTTCTTCTTCGGAGGGGCGCGCAACAACAACAATCCGCTCGGCATCGTCGGCGTGATCCTGATGATGATCGTGGCACCGCTCGCCGCCATGCTGGTGCAGATGGCGATCAGCCGGACCCGGGAATACGCGGCCGACCGCGAGGGCGCTGAGATCTGCGGCCAGCCGCTGTGGCTCGCTTCGGCGCTGGAGAATCTCGAAGCCGGCGCGCGGCGGATCCAGAACCCGGAAGCCGAACGCAATCCGGCCACGGCGCACATGTTCATCGTCAATCCGCTGTCCGGCCAGCGCATGGACAACCTGTTCTCCACCCATCCCGCGACGGCCAACCGGGTCGCGGCCCTTGAGGAACTCGCCAGCGAGATGGGGCAGGGCAGTGGTGCCGCCCTCGGCCGCGGCGGGCCCGTTACGGGCGAGGCGGGCGGACGGTCCGGCTCCGTGCCCCGGTCCGGTTCGGTGCCGCGCACCGGTCATCGCCGCCGCGGTCCCTGGGGATGA
- a CDS encoding FMN-binding glutamate synthase family protein has translation MVRTIFYISAVAAVLIVLSAGGLAHPFFWLFVVVIPIILLGLYDIFLSGHNVLINYPVIGHLRYAFEFISPNIRQYFIETNSSGRPFNRLQRDLVYERAEGKPDALAFGTQYDVSEVGYHRANHSLAPKIVSEADSRVMVGGPACKKPYSASRLNISAMSFGALSANAILALNNGARIGGFAHNTGEGGLSPYHQAGGGDLIWQIGTGYFGCRTPDGGFDPDKFREKAQLDQVKMIELKLSQGAKPAHGGVLPAAKITPEIAEIRGIPMGVDCISPPAHREFSTPKGLLEFIQQLRELSGGKPVGFKLCVGRRKEFMAICKAMLETGIKPDFITVDGAEGGTGAAPIEYSDRLGMPILEGLVFVQNCLVGCGLREDIKIIASAKTVSGFDMTLKIALGADLVNAARTMMFAVGCIQALRCHLNTCPTGVATQDHGRARAVDVDLRQTHVANYHRATVKSMLEIIGAIGLVDVEHLGPRHIYRRVADQTERNYTEIYDFVPPGNFLGNDIHAYYKPSWDLASAESF, from the coding sequence ATGGTCCGGACGATTTTCTACATCAGCGCGGTCGCCGCGGTGCTGATCGTGCTGTCGGCGGGTGGCCTCGCCCATCCGTTCTTCTGGCTCTTCGTCGTCGTCATCCCGATCATTCTGCTGGGCCTCTACGACATCTTCCTGTCCGGCCACAACGTGCTGATCAACTATCCGGTGATCGGCCATCTGCGGTACGCGTTCGAGTTCATCAGCCCGAACATCCGCCAGTATTTCATCGAGACGAATTCCAGCGGACGCCCGTTCAACCGGCTGCAGCGCGACCTCGTCTACGAGCGTGCGGAAGGCAAGCCCGACGCGCTCGCCTTCGGCACCCAGTACGACGTCAGCGAAGTCGGCTATCACCGGGCCAACCACTCGCTGGCTCCGAAGATTGTGTCGGAGGCCGACAGCCGCGTGATGGTCGGCGGCCCGGCGTGCAAGAAGCCCTATTCCGCCTCGCGCCTGAACATCTCCGCGATGAGCTTCGGTGCGCTCAGCGCGAACGCGATCCTTGCGCTCAACAACGGTGCGCGCATCGGCGGTTTCGCGCACAACACCGGCGAGGGCGGCCTCAGCCCCTATCATCAGGCCGGCGGCGGTGACCTGATCTGGCAGATCGGCACCGGCTATTTCGGCTGCCGCACCCCGGACGGCGGGTTCGATCCGGACAAGTTCAGGGAGAAGGCGCAGCTCGACCAGGTGAAGATGATCGAGCTGAAGCTGTCCCAGGGCGCCAAGCCCGCCCACGGCGGCGTGCTGCCCGCTGCCAAGATAACCCCGGAGATCGCAGAGATCCGCGGCATCCCGATGGGCGTCGACTGCATTTCGCCGCCCGCCCATCGCGAGTTCTCCACGCCGAAGGGACTGCTGGAATTCATCCAGCAGCTCAGGGAGCTGTCGGGCGGCAAGCCGGTCGGCTTCAAGCTCTGCGTGGGCCGGCGCAAGGAGTTCATGGCGATCTGCAAGGCGATGCTGGAGACGGGCATCAAGCCCGATTTCATCACCGTCGACGGGGCGGAGGGCGGCACCGGCGCAGCCCCCATCGAGTATTCCGACCGCCTCGGCATGCCGATCCTGGAAGGTCTCGTCTTCGTCCAGAACTGCCTCGTCGGCTGCGGTCTGCGCGAGGACATCAAGATCATCGCCAGCGCCAAGACGGTGTCCGGCTTCGACATGACGCTGAAGATCGCGCTCGGCGCGGACCTGGTGAACGCGGCGCGCACGATGATGTTCGCCGTCGGCTGCATCCAGGCGCTACGGTGTCACCTCAACACGTGCCCGACCGGCGTCGCGACCCAGGACCATGGGCGCGCCCGCGCCGTGGACGTGGATCTCCGCCAGACCCACGTGGCGAACTATCACCGCGCCACGGTCAAGAGCATGCTGGAAATCATCGGCGCGATCGGCCTGGTCGATGTTGAACATCTCGGCCCGCGGCACATTTATCGCCGCGTGGCCGACCAGACCGAACGGAACTATACGGAGATCTACGACTTCGTCCCGCCGGGAAATTTTCTCGGCAATGACATCCACGCCTACTACAAGCCCTCCTGGGACCTGGCGAGCGCGGAATCGTTCTGA
- a CDS encoding DMT family transporter, producing MTDQLKGTLLVVTGVLVLSPDAMLIRLMTAEPMTILFWRGVGIFVVLGILSILRHRGRLFAYVRSVGPTGLAVSGCFALCQLGFVGGVATTNPANALVMVAATPLCAAIASRLVLGERIAPSTMIAVVAGLTGVAIMMAPHLGGEGNLRGDLIAAIVPVSLGLAFTLVRKLRATDVWLLYSIAGLIVAVVAAPFRGSEFLSGADIVWATILVLLVVPVSFALITQGPRYITAAEVSLIMLLETVLGPVWVWFAVGIAPGIYAVLGGGVLLTTLAVHSWWRLNRAPAAQKSEAMPLTSQSP from the coding sequence ATGACGGATCAGCTCAAGGGGACCCTTCTGGTGGTGACCGGGGTCCTCGTCCTGTCTCCGGATGCGATGCTGATCCGGCTGATGACGGCCGAGCCCATGACCATCCTGTTCTGGCGCGGCGTCGGGATCTTCGTCGTGCTCGGGATCCTGAGCATCCTGCGCCATCGCGGCCGTCTGTTCGCCTATGTCCGCAGCGTCGGCCCGACCGGGCTTGCCGTGTCGGGCTGCTTCGCGCTGTGCCAGCTCGGCTTCGTGGGCGGCGTGGCCACGACCAACCCTGCCAACGCGCTCGTGATGGTCGCCGCGACGCCGCTCTGCGCGGCCATTGCGAGCCGTCTGGTGCTCGGTGAACGGATCGCGCCCTCGACCATGATCGCGGTGGTGGCCGGGCTCACCGGGGTCGCGATCATGATGGCGCCGCATCTGGGCGGGGAAGGCAATCTCCGCGGCGACCTGATCGCCGCGATCGTGCCGGTCTCTCTGGGCCTGGCGTTCACGCTGGTCCGCAAGCTGAGGGCGACGGATGTGTGGCTGCTCTACTCCATCGCCGGGTTGATCGTCGCCGTGGTGGCGGCCCCGTTCCGCGGATCGGAGTTCCTGAGCGGCGCCGACATCGTCTGGGCCACGATCCTCGTGCTTCTGGTGGTGCCGGTGTCCTTCGCGCTGATCACCCAGGGGCCGCGCTACATCACCGCCGCCGAGGTGAGCCTGATCATGCTCCTGGAGACGGTTCTGGGGCCGGTCTGGGTGTGGTTCGCGGTCGGGATCGCACCGGGAATCTACGCCGTGCTGGGCGGCGGCGTGCTTCTCACGACCCTGGCGGTTCACTCCTGGTGGCGGCTCAACCGGGCACCGGCGGCTCAGAAGTCCGAGGCGATGCCCTTGACCTCCCAGTCGCCGTAG